In Fusarium oxysporum Fo47 chromosome IX, complete sequence, the following proteins share a genomic window:
- a CDS encoding heme peroxidase has translation MKGSATLAFALVQFSAASQLVWPSKWDEVEDLLYMQGGFNKRGFADALRTCEFGSNVPGTQNTAEWLRTAFHDAITHDAKAGTGGLDASIYWESSRPENPGKAFNNTFGFFSGFHNPRATASDLTALGTVLAVGACNGPRIPFRAGRIDAYKAGPAGVPEPSTNLKDTFAAFTKAGFTKEEMTAMVACGHAIGGVHSVDFPEIVGIKADPNNDTNVPFQKDVSSFHNGIVTEYLAGTSKNPLVASKNATFHSDKRIFDNDKATMKKLSTKAGFNSMCADILTRMIDTVPKSVQLTPVLEAYDVRPYITELSLNNKNKIHFTGSVRVRITNNIRNNNDLAINLIYVGRDGKKVTVPTQQATFQGGTSSGAGEVFANFEFDTTMDAKNGITKFFIQEVKPSTKATVTHDNQKTGGYKVDDTVLYQLQQSCAVLEKLPNAPLVVTAMVRDARAKDALTLRVAHKKPVKGSIVPRFQMAITNFKATGKKSSGYTGFQAKTMFEEQSTYFDIVLGGSPASGVQFLTSQAMPSQCS, from the exons ATGAAAGGCTCAGCCACTCTCGCTTTTGCGCTCGTTCAATTCAGTGCTGCTTCGCAGCTCGTTTGGCCCTCAAAATGGGATGAGGTCGAAGATCTTCTGTACATGCAAGGAGGATTTAACAAGAGAGGTTTCGCTGATG CTTTAAGAACTTGCGAGTTTGGAAGCAATGTCCCTGGAACCCAGAACACGGCCGAATGGCTCCGAACAGCTTTCCACGATGCCATTACACACGATGCCAAAGCGGGAACAGGTGGTTTGGACGCGTCCATCTACTGGGAGTCTTCACGACCCGAAAACCCCGGAAAAGCCTTCAACAATACCTTCGGGTTCTTCAGCGGCTTCCACAACCCCCGCGCTACTGCTTCCGATCTCACAGCCCTGGGGACTGTTCTCGCCGTTGGAGCTTGTAATGGCCCCAGGATTCCCTTCCGAGCTGGCCGTATCGATGCATACAAGGCTGGCCCAGCTGGTGTTCCCGAGCCTTCGACAAACCTAAAGGATACCTTTGCTGCTTTCACAAAGGCTGGTTTTACTAAGGAGGAGATGACTGCTATGGTTGCTTGTGGTCATGCTATTGGCGGCGTGCATAGCGTTGACTTTCCTGAGATTGTTGGCATCAAGGCTGATCCCAACAACGATACCAACGTGCCTTTCCAGAAGGatgtttcttctttccatAACGGCATCGTCACAGAGTACTTGGCCGGCACGTCCAAGAATCCTCTTGTCGCTTCAAAGAACGCCACCTTCCACTCTGATAAGCGAATATTCGATAATGACAAAGCTACTatgaagaagctctccaCTAAGGCTGGTTTCAACAGCATGTGTGCTGACATCCTCACCCGCATGATCGATACCGTGCCCAAGAGCGTGCAGCTCACTCCCGTCCTCGAGGCTTACGATGTCCGCCCTTACATCACCGAGCTGTCTCTTAACAACAAAAACAAGATACATTTCACGGGCTCGGTTCGAGTCAGAATCACAAACAACATTCGTAATAACAATGACCTTGCTATCAACCTCATCTACGTTGGCCGAGACGGCAAGAAGGTCACTGTGCCTACACAGCAGGCGACCTTCCAGGGCGGTACATCTTCCGGTGCTGGAGAAGTCTTTGCCAACTTCGAGTTCGACACCACCATGGACGCTAAGAACGGTATCACGAAGTTCTTCATCCAGGAGGTCAAGCCCTCCACCAAGGCGACCGTCACCCACGACAACCAGAAGACCGGCGGCTACAAGGTCGATGATACCGTCCTTTACCAGCTTCAGCAATCCTGTGCCgtgcttgagaagcttcCCAACGCTCCTCTCGTCGTTACAGCCATGGTTCGAGATGCCCGCGCCAAGGACGCTCTGACCCTTCGCGTCGCTCACAAGAAACCCGTCAAGGGTTCTATCGTCCCCAGATTCCAGATGGCGATCACCAACTTCAAGGCTACTGGCAAGAAGTCCAGCGGCTACACTGGCTTCCAGGCGAAGACCATGTTCGAGGAGCAGAGCACTTACTTTGACATTGTCTTGGGTGGAAGTCCCGCTTCAGGTGTCCAGTTCCTCACTTCTCAGGCTATGCCTTCTCAGTGTTCATAA
- a CDS encoding major facilitator superfamily domain-containing protein: MNRYMLMQIPSNMILTRVRPSIYIPAWVCLWSAVSAATAVCNSFTHLIIIRFFLGICEAPFFPGVFFLLSCWYTKKELALRYAFLYSGLVLATAVSGLLAAGIFAGLGGVAGLQGWRWLFILEGAATFLLGLVAFVMLPDFPATKSQDWLFTAEEKEVAVTRMVRDAVSEEEHDQSVLHGLKLAVTDIKVWAFALLLLSNQSAYGFNYFYPAIVRGFNLGSRTITLVCTAPPYLLGAFISYFIAWHSDRKAERGWHISGAILFAIVGFIISAATINIPARYVASWAASSVGQTPTKKACATAIINVTGQLGTIWSPYFFDSNDEPSIITMMRRVNRDGMMWMKHAIVPHVVATKVSVTMKCKSSRKGRFITRLYPHFIPFLYLSVSDMGVKEDSKDLSRVQSREKEGETAIVSEKYADVTLRLVEEHGDQFGPLTPEKEKKLRRKLYWHVMGLLSAINLLLFIDKSTLGYAAILGLFEETGINKAQYNNLGTFFYVGYLAAQWPGHYLMQRLPFGKFVAGLVFMWGATILLHCVATKYAGLVVLRIALGAAESVVVPAMEMTIGMFFNRHEQSFLQPFLWVTSALAPVCAAFISYGLLWSHSAVLPWKLFMIVTGGLSVVLSVFVWFFYPNNPAEARFLTLEEKVHSIKRVHESSQSSIEQKQFKKTQFQETLRDPVSWLFALQAFTLMMSNNLTYGQQNLITTALGVDALGSTLVAAAGGGFGVAICLAGTFALKWWPSNLALHGLVWCIPAVAGGIGMVAINWNEKLGMLACLLLAGHTYGNTYIIALGWATSSAAGYTKKLTRNVMFMIGYSVANLISPQIWVPKDAPRYYGAWISMILISWVGTPAILFVIQFILKKRNKERKEWAAGLSEEERLAHEFGEVEQLDENGQVVRRKVEIALLDLTDLENKFYIYPI, encoded by the exons ATGAACAGATACATGCTTATGCAAATTCCAAGCAACATGATCCTCACTCGCGTTCGACCTTCGATTTATATACCAGCATGGGTCTGTCTATGGTCCGCCGTATCTGCCGCCACTGCTGTATGCAATTCATTCACCCACTTGATCATCATCCGCTTTTTCCTCGGCATTTGCGAAGCGCCCTTCTTCCCAGGCGTTTTCTTCCTTTTATCCTGCTGGTACACCAAGAAAGAGTTAGCACTACGCTATGCGTTTCTGTATTCtggtcttgttcttgcaACTGCAGTATCTGGCCTATTAGCTGCAGGCATCTTTGCTGGCTTGGGAGGTGTAGCTGGACTTCAGGGGTGGCGATGGCTGTTCATCCTCGAAGGTGCTGCGACTTTCTTGCTGGGACTAGTCGCGTTTGTGATGCTTCCTGATTTCCCTGCTACGAAGAGTCAGGATTGGCTTTTCACCGCGGAGGAGAAAGAGGTAGCTGTTACTCGAATGGTCAGAGATGCTGTGTCTGAGGAAGAACATGATCAGTCTGTGCTGCATGGCCTGAAACTTGCTGTCACCGATATCAAAGTCTGGGCTTTT GCTCTTTTGCTGCTATCTAACCAGTCTGCGTACGGTTTCAACTACTTTTATCCTGCCATAGTACGGGGCTTCAACTTGGGAAGTCGAACAATCACTCTCGTCTGCACCGCGCCGCCATATCTTCTCGGTGCTTTCATCTCATACTTTATCGCTTGGCACAGTGACCGCAAGGCTGAGAGAGGATGGCACATAAGCGGTGCGATTCTCTTCGCAATCGTCGGTTTCATTATCAGTGCTGCGACGATCAACATCCCAGCTCGATACGTTGCATC TTGGGCTGCGTCTTCAGTTGGTCAGACACCGACGAAGAAGGCTTGTGCAACGGCTATCATCAATGTCACCGGTCAGCTTGGAACCATCTGGAGCCCTTACTTCTTCGACTCGAATGATGAGCCAAG TATAATCaccatgatgagaagagtgaATCGTGATGGGATGATGTGGATGAAG CACGCAATCGTTCCCCACGTTGTCGCAACAAAGGTCAGCGTAACAATGAAGTGCAAATCATCACGAAAAGGGCGATTC ATCACTCGGCTGTATCCGCACTTCATCCCATTTCTTTATCTTTCCGTCTCAGATATGGGTGTTAAAGAAGATTCCAAGGACCTTTCTAGGGTTCAAAGCCGAGAGAAAGAGGGAGAGACTGCTATTGTCTCGGAGAAATATGCTGATGTTACGTTGCGCCTCGTTGAGGAGCATGGCGATCAGTTTGGACCTTTGACAcctgagaaggagaagaagctgcgAAGGAAGCTTTACTGGCACGTGATGGGGCTATTATCAGCGATTAATTTGCTTCTATTC ATTGACAAATCAACTCTCGGATATGCTGCCATTCTCGGTCTTTTCGAGGAAACAGGTATCAACAAGGCACAATACAACAATTTGGGAACATTCTTCTATGTCG GATACCTTGCTGCACAATGGCCTGGCCACTATCTCATGCAGAGACTTCCCTTTGGTAAATTCGTTGCCGGGTTGGTCTTCATGTGGGGAGCTACTATCCTTCTTCACTGCGTTGCGACCAAGTACGCCGGTCTTGTTGTTCTTCGCATAGCTCTCGGTGCTGCCGAATCAGTAGTCGTGCCAGCGATGGAGATGACAATCGGCATGTTCTTCAACCGACACGAGCAGTCCTTTCTTCAACCTTTCCTCTGGGTCACATCAGCTTTGGCACCAGTCTGCGCTGCTTTCATCTCCTACGGTCTTCTCTGGAGTCATAGTGCAGTCCTACCATGGAAGCTTTTCATGATCGTTACTGGAGGCCTTTCCGTCGTGTTATCTGTGTTCGTTTGGTTCTTCTACCCAAACAATCCCGCTGAGGCTAGATTCTTGACCCTGGAAGAAAAGGTTCACTCCATCAAGCGAGTGCACGAGTCGAGTCAGAGTTCCATCGAACAGAAGCAGTTTAAAAAGACTCAGTTTCAGGAAACACTCCGGGATCCCGTTTCGTGGCTGTTTGCTCTCCAGGCTTTCACACTCATGATGTCCAACAACTTGACGTACGGTCAACAGAATCTTATTACCACAGCTCTTGGCGTCGATGCTCTGGGCTCAACACTTGTTGCTGCAGCTGGTGGTGGCTTTGGAGTCGCCATTTGTCTTGCCGGAACCTTTGCACTGAAGTGGTGGCCTTCCAACCTCGCTCTTCACGGTCTTGTCTGGTGTATACCTGCCGTTGCCGGTGGTATAGGAATGGTCGCTATCAACTGGAACGAGAAACTCGGCATGCTCGCTTGTCTCCTCCTCGCAGGCCATACCTACGGAAACACTTACATCATCGCCTTGGGTTGGGCAACATCGAGTGCTGCTGGCTACACTAAGAAACTCACCCGCAACGTCATGTTCATGATCGGCTACAGTGTCGCAAACTTGATTTCACCCCAAATCTGGGTTCCAAAGGATGCTCCCAGATATTATGGTGCCTGGATTTCTATGATTCTTATCAGCTGGGTAGGAACCCCAGCGATTTTGTTCGTCATTCAGttcattctcaagaagaggaatAAGGAGCGCAAGGAGTGGGCGGCTGGTTTgagcgaggaggagagacTTGCACACGAGTTTGGTGAGGTTGAGCAGTTGGATGAGAATGGTCAGGTTGTTCGAAGGAAGGTTGAGATTGCTCTGTTGGATTTGACTGATCTTGAGAACAAGTTCTACATCTATCCTATCTAG
- a CDS encoding Endoribonuclease L-PSP/chorismate mutase-like protein: MSLRTGVLTTDAPAPSPHLSQAIIHNGTVYCSGSFGMDPQTRQLAEGPYHQTAGALKNLDAILNKAGTSLHNALKVTIFILNMDHYAEVNKAYLEFFTSDPKPSRTCVAVAQLPLKGAHVEMEAIAAIPEKSSKL, from the exons atgtctctCCGAACCGGTGTTCTGACTACTGATGCACCTGCCCCCAGTCCTCATCTCTCGCAAGCAATTATTCATAATGGAACAGTCTACTGCTCAGGTTCGTTCGGTATGGATCCCCAGACTCGACAACTGGCTGAGGGTCCTTATCATCAGACC GCGGGTGctctcaagaacctcgacgCCATCCTGAACAAAGCGGGAACAAGTCTTCACAATGCTTTGAAAGTCACCATCTTTATATTGAATATGGACCACTATGCTGAGGTTAACAAAGCTTACCTCGAGTTTTTCACTTCTGATCCCAAGCCA AGCCGAACGTGCGTGGCTGTTGCTCAGCTTCCCCTAAAGGGCGCTCATGTGGAGATGGAAGCTATCGCTGCTATTCCTGAGAAGTCTAGCAAGCTGTAA